A window of Candidatus Sulfotelmatobacter sp. genomic DNA:
CCGCTCGCTGGCGGTGTTCGCCGGCACGGCGCGATGACGCGCGTCGCGCGCCGCTACGTCGACGCGCTCGGTCAGGAGCGCGAAGCGCCGGCCGAGACGGTCGGCCGATTCGACGAGCTCCTGCGCGAGCCGCCGTACGCCTTCACGCCGCCGACGCTGGTGGTGCGCGAGGACGAGCCGCTGGCCGTCGCGGTGACGCTCCCGGCGGCGCGCTGGCACGACGACCTGCGCTGGACGCTCGACACCGCCGACGGTGAACGCGCGTCGGGAACGTTCGGCCTGCGCGGCGCGACGGTCGTGCGCGTCGGCGAAGACGGCGAGCAGCGGTTCGACACGCGCGTGGCCGAGCTGCGCGGTCCGTTGCCGCTGGGCCGCCACGCGCTGACGTTGGAAGTCGCCGGCTACGCGCGCGAGCGGGTGACGGTGGTGGTCGTGCCGCGGCTGGCCTATCCGCCGCGCGGCCGCACGTGGGGCATCGCCCTGCAGCTCTACACGCTGCGCTCGCAGCGCAACCACGGCATCGGCGACTTCGCGGATCTGCGCGCCGTCTGCACGCTGCTCGGCGCGCGCGGCGCGTCGTACGTCGGCATCAACCCGCTGCACGCGCCGTTCCGCTCCGACCCGGAGGCGGCGAGTCCCTACGCGGCCTCCTCGCGCCGCTGGCTCAACTGGCTCGCGATCGCGCTCGACGACGTGCCGGAGGCGCACGCCGCCGGCGTGCGGGCCGTCCTCGACGATCCCGCCTGGCGCGCGCGGGTCGCGGCCGCGCGTGCCTGCGACGACGTCGACTACGCCGCCGTCTCGGCGCTGAAAGAGCCGGTGCTGCGCGCGTGCTATGCGGCGCTCGCGCACGACCGGGCGCGCGCGGACGCGTTCGCGCGCTGGTGTGCCGAGCAGGGCGATCCGCTGCAGCGCTTCGCCGCCTTCGAGGTGCTGATCGAACGGCACGGGCGCGACCTCACGGCGTGGCCCGCCGGGCTGCGCGCACCGGACTTGCCGGACGTCGCGCTCGCGTTGGGCGACGACGCCGCGGCGCTCGGCTACGCGATGTACCTGCAATGGCTGGCCGACCAGCAGTTGGCGGCGGTCGCCGCCGCCGCGGCGCAGCACGGCGTCGCCTTGTACCGCGATCTCGCCGTCGGGGTGGACGCCGGCGCGGCCGACGTGTGGGCCGACCGCGCGGCGTACGTCGGCGGCGTGCGCGTCGGCGCGCCGCCCGACGTGCTCAACACGTTCGGCCAAGACTGGGGATTGCCGCCGCTCGATCCGCGCACGCTGGCCGACGACGGGTACGCCCAGCTGCTCGCGCTGCTGCAAGCCAACTGCCGGTACGCGGGCGCGCTGCGCATCGACCACGCTTTCTCGCTGGCGCGCCTGTACTGGATCCCGGCCGGCGCCGGTGCGAGCGACGGAACCTACGTCAGCTATCCGCTCGACGACCTGCGCGGCATCGTCGCGCTGGCCAGCGTGCGCGAACGGTGCGTCGTGATCGGGGAAGACCTGGGCACGGTGCCGGACGGTTTTCGCGAGCGCATGGAGGCGACCGGTATCCTTGCATACCGCATCCTGTTCTTCGAGCGTCACGCCGACGGCACGTTCGCAGCCCCCGAGGAGTATCCGGCCGCCGCGCTGGCCGCCTCGGGGACGCACGACCTCGCCACGATCCCGGCGTGGCTGCACGGCGACGACCTGCTGCTGCGCGAGCAGCTGGGGTTGGCCCGGACGCCGCTGACCGACGAGCAAGCGTCCCGCGAGCGCGAACGTACCCTGCTGCTCGACACCCTCCAGCGGCACGGCGATTTGGCGGGGAACGAACGGGACGATGAGACCGCGATCGTCGTCGCCGCGAACCGTTACCTCGCCGCTTCGCCCTGTGCCATCGTGATGGGACAGCTCGACGACGTCCTGGGAGAACGCCGCCCGGTCAACGTCCCGGGAACTTCGCTCGAATATCCGAATTGGCGTCGCAAGCTCTCGACCACCGTCGAAGCCCTCGCGGACGACCTCCGCGTCGCGCGCCTCTGCACCGCCTTCAACGAAATCCGCCCCCGTGAGAACGGACGATGATAGCAGACAGCACCATGATGCCGGCGCGCGCCCGCGGGGAATCGCGCCAAGTCGCCATCGCGAGCGCGCGCACGTCCGGGGGCCCCACGCTCTGCGTGGGGGGCGCGGAGCCAAGGGCGGAGCGCCGTTGAAATGAAAGCCGTTCTGATGGCCGGCGGGGAAGGTTCCCGGCTGCGCCCGCTGACTTCCCGACGGCCGAAGCCGTTGGCGCCGGTGGCCGGCAAGCCGGTGATGGAGCACATCGTCGAGCTGCTGCGCACGCACGGGTTCACCGAGATCGTCTCGACGCTGCACTACCTGGCCGACGAGATCGAGTCGTGGTTCGGTGACGGTTCGGCGCACGACGTCAAGATGCACTACGTCGTCGAGGACACGCCGCTGGGAACCGCGGGCGCGGTCAAGATGGCGCACGAGCTGCTCGGCGACGAACGTTTCCTGATCATCAGCGGCGACGCGCTGACCGCGCTGGACCTCGGGGCGATCGTGCGCCACCACGTCGAGCGCGGGAACGACGCCACGATCGTGCTGCAGCGCGTGACCAACCCGCTCGAGTTCGGCGTCGTCGTGACCGACGAACAGCAGCGCATCGTGCGCTTTCTCGAAAAGCCGTCGTGGGGCGAAGTCTTCTCCGACACGATCAACACCGGCATCTACGTGCTCGAGCCCGGGATCTTGGACCGGATGGAGCGCGGCAAGATCTACGACTGGTCGAAGGACCTCTTCCCCGAGATGCTGCGCGAGGGCGCCAAGCTCGGCGGCTACATCACCGACGACTACTGGACCGACATCGGCAACCTCGAGCAGTATCAGCAGGCCAACTACGACGCGCTCGACCGCAAGGTCGCGATCGCCTTTCCGGGGACGGAGGTCACGCCCGGCGTGTGGGCCGGCGAAGGGACGCGGATCGATCCCGACGCGCAGCTCGACGGCCCGATCGTGCTCGGGCGCGACGTGCGCGTCGCGGCCGGCGCGCACATCGTCGGGCCGACGGTCATCGGCGACCGCAGCCTGGTCGAGCGCGGCGCGACGATCTCGCGCAGCGTGCTGTGGGAGGACTGCTACGTCGGCGAAGAGTCGACGCTCAACGACTGCACCGTCGCCGACCGCAACACGATCGAACGGCGCGCCACCGTCCAGGAAGCCAGCGTCATCGGCCGCGGCTGCACGATCGGACAAGGTGCGACGGTCAACGCGCACCTCAAGCTGTGGCCCGACAAGTGGGTCAACGCCGGCGCGATCGTCTCGATGTCGCTCATCTACGGCCAGAAGTGGCCGGGCTCGCTGTTCGGCTCGGTCGGCATTCGCGGCTTGGCCAACCTCGAGATCACGCCGGAGTTCGCGCTCAAGCTCGGACAGGCGTTCGGGACGTACCTCAAGAGCGGCCAATACGTGATGACCAGCCGCGACACGCACCCCGCCTCGCGGGTGATGAACCGCTGCATCATCTCCGGCTTGCTCAGCGTCGGCGTCAACGTGCTCGACCTGCGCTCGTACCCGCTCCCGCTGGCGCGCTACGCGGTGCGGGTCGGCGGCGACGGCGGCGTGCACGTTCGCGTCGCGCCGGACGACGCCAACGCGATCGTCTTCGAGTTCTTCGACCACACCGGGATCGGGATCGACAAGGGCGCCGAACGCAAGGTCGAAAACCTGTTCTTCCGCGAGGACTTCCGCCGCACGCCGATGGACGCGGTCGGCCGCCTCGACTTCCCCTCGCGCGCGCTCGAGCGCTACACGGCCTCGTTCGTCGACGCGCTCCACGCGCGCGCGCTGGCCGAGGCCAACTTCCGCGTCGTGGTCGACTACGCGTTCGGCAACGCCTCGATCGTGCTGCCGCAGATCCTAGGCGGCCTGGGTGTCGACCAGATCGCGCTCAACGCCTATTTCGACGCGCAGAAGGTGCGCACGTTCCGCAACGATCGCGAGCACCACTTGCGGCAGTTGACCTCGGTCGTCACCTCGCTCGAGGCCGACCTGGGCGTGCTGATCGACGCCGACGGCGAGACGGTGACGCTGGTCGACGACAAGGGCAGCATCGTCGGGCGCAACCGGCTGGTCGCGTTGCTCACGCTGCTGATCGCGCGCGCGCAGCCCGGTGCGCGGATCGCGCTGCCGCTGACGATCCCCTCGGTGGTCGAGAGGATCGCGCACGACAACGGCGCCGAGATCGTGCGCGCGCGCAGCGACCGCCGCTCGGTGATGGCGCTGGCCGAGAAGGACGGCGCGAACTTGGCGTTCGCGGCGGGCGCGGAGTACGAGCTGGTCTTCCCCGAGTTCCAGCCGGCGTTCGACGGCATCTACGCGACCGCGAAGATCATGGAGCTGCTGGCCGCCGAGCGGCGCAAGCTTTCCGAGCTGGTCGCGATGCTGCCGGAGTGGCACATCGCGGGCCGCGTCGTGCCGTGTCCGTGGGAGCGCAAGGGCGCGGTGATGCGCTCGCTGCACGACGAGGCGGCGCACGGCGGCAACGGCAAGGTCGAGACGCTCGACGGCGTGCGGCTGGGCCGTCCGCACGGCTGGGTGCTGGTGCTCCCCGACGCGACCGACGCCTCGGTCAACGTCTGGGCCGAAGGCGACACCGACGACGAGGCGTCGCACTACGCCGACGAGATCGCCGCGCGGGTTACCGCGATCGCTTCAGCGTGAGGGGATGAGCCGCAGCAGCCGCCGCGGGTAGTCGAAGATCACGACGAAGCGCTTCCAGACCGGGTCGCCGATCTGCATCGCGACGCTCGGATCCGACTCCTCGCCGCGCGCCAGCGAGGTCGTCAGGTGCACGGCGACGTCGTCGACGCTGACGCCGCCGATGCGCAGCGAGCGCGCGCGGGCCAGGTAACCGGCGACCGGACCGCCGACGCCGACGTACGAGCTGTCGTCGGGCAGCGCGTGATAGCGATGCACCAAGTCGTGCGCGCGCACGAAGTGCGAGTACACCTCGAGCGGTCCGTCGTTCCCGGTGTCGACGCCGGCGGCGCCGGCGATCCCGTCGAGCGCGCCCTCGACCTGCGGCTGGCGTTCGTCGTAGACGAACGGCACGCGCGCACCGCCGCCGCCGAACGCGCCGGCCGAGCGCGCCAGCGCGAGCTGATGGTGCGCGAGGTCGAGCCGTGCGGCCAAGCGCGCGAGCAGCTCGTAGCCGACGATCCCGTCGACCGGCAACGCCGAGCCCAGATCGAGCACGACGAAGGGCTGGTCGCGCAGCACGGCGGTCCCGATCTGCACCGTGCGTGCGGCCGCGTAACGGACCGGGACGACGTTCGGCCCCACCCCGTCGACCGTGCCCTCGCCGACGACGACTAGGCCGCAGCGCCGCGCCGCGGCCGGCGTGATGACGTTCTGGCCGCCGGTGTCGAGCAGAAACCGCAAGGCGGGTCCCTCGTCCACGCGCACCTGCACGACCGGCAGATCGAAGCTCGGATCGAGCGCCACGCTCGTCGTTCCCGTCAGCACGACGTCGTGCGGCGGGGCGGGCGGCGCGAAGGCGGCGTCGGCGAGCGGTGCGACGCTCACCGCGCGCACGCTCGCGCGCCACTCGCCGTCGACGGAGACGTCGTCGAGCGCGAACGGGACGTTCAGCCCGTCGACGATCCGCCGGTCGGCGAGCGTGGTCGTCTCCGTGGTCGCGCCGGGATGGCGCACGATGCGGGTGGCCGTGCCGCCGCCGAGCACGCGCGCGAACGCCCGCGCGAAGGCGCGAATCGCGTCGCGCTGCGCGCGGTTGCCTTCGATCCGGGCCATCCCGGTCGCGTCGGCGCGCCACGCGTGGGTGCCGTCCCAGCCTTCGCGCTCGGAGACGGGACCGGCGTCGAAGCGCCGCACGAACCGCGCCGTCGCGCGGTCGACGAGCAGCTCGCCGCTGCCGTGCACGCCGTAGGCGACGACGTCGAGCCGCAAGCGCACGTAGCGCGGCGCGCGCGCCGGCGCGAGGACGGGCAAGAGCACCGCCAGCGCGGGCGCGGCGAGCAGCGCGAAGGGCATGGCCGGACGGCTTCGCCGTCCGGCGGGTTAGTTCTGCGAGGGCAGGACCGGCAGCTTCGCGCGGTCGATGCGCTTGCCGACGACCTTCTCGATGTCGCGGAAGAGCGGCTCTTCGTCACGCGAGACGAAGGTGATCGCCTCGCCGGTCGCCTGCGCGCGCGCGGTGCGGCCGACGCGGTGCACGTAGTCCGCGGGCACCATCGGGACGTCGAAGTTGACGACGTGGCCGAGGTCTTGCACGTCGATGCCACGAGCGGCCACGTCGGTCGCCACCAGCACGCGCAGCTTTCCGCGCTTGAACTGATCGAGCGCACGCGTGCGCTGCGCCTGCGAGCGATCGCCGTGGATGCGGTCGGCGGCGATCTTGTGCTTCTCCAGGTGCAGGGCCAGCCGGTTCGCTCGCGCCTTGGTGCGCGTGAACGCGATCGCGCTGTAGATGCCGTTGTCCTCGAGCAGCTTCATGAGCAGCTCGGTCTTGCGGGTCTGGTCGATCGTGTAGGCGCGGTGCGTGATGCCCTCGGCGGTGGTCGCCTTGGGGGGCGCCGTCGCCACGCGCACCGGATCGCGCAGCAGCTCGCGGCTGAGCTTCTCGATCTCCGGCGCGACGGTCGCGCTGAAGAACAGCGTCTGGCGTTTCGCCGGCAGCGCGGCGGCGATGCGCCGCACGTTCGGCAAGAAGCCCATGTCGAGCATGCGGTCCGCCTCGTCGAGGACGAACACGCTGACGTCGCCCAGGCGCGTGACCTTCTGTGCCATCAGGTCGAGCAGCCGGCCCGGACACGCGACGATGATGTCGGTACCGCGCGCGAAGGCCTTGATCTGCGGGCCGAAGCCGACGCCGCCGAAGACGGCCGCGATGCGCACGTCGGTGCCGCGCGCCATGGCCTGCAGGTGCTGGCAGATCTGGGCGGCCAGCTCGCGGGTCGGCGCGAGAACGAGCGCGTGGGTGCGGCCGCGGGGCAGCGTGAGGACGTGTTGGAGCAGCGGCAACCCGAAGGCGGCCGTCTTGCCGGTGCCGGTCTGCGCCGAGGCGAGGACGTCGCGTCCGGCCAGCGCGGGCGGGATCGCCGCGGCCTGGACGGGCGTGGGCACGGTAAAATCGAGGGCGCGCAGCGCGCGCAACAGCACCGGCTGCACGCCGAGTGCTTCAAAGGTCTGCGTCAATTCAGTTCTTTCGGAACGGCGATGCGCAATACGATCGTCGGTTTCCGAAAGATCGCGCCAGGAAGGATGCCACCGGGAGCGGTGACCCACCCACCATACCATACCGGCCGCCGCCCCAGGTACGACCCTTGACGGACGGCTGATCCGGTCCAGGGACGGCCCCGCCGGGCGCCCAATTTCGGCCCCGTGAAACGCTCGCTCGCATTGCTGGCAGCCTCGTGTCTGCTCGCGACGCCCCGTGGGCCTGCCGCCGCCGCGCCGCCGCCGCCGCCCACACATACGCTCTGCCCGGTCTTCGTCGGGCGCATCGACAGGCTGGACGAGGCGGGAACGCGCTATGCGGTCGGGCTGCTGACCTACGGCGAGTCCGGCACCACCTCGGGAACGATCGCGTTCTTCGCCGGCGACGAGCGGTACGAGGTGCCGTTCGCGAACGCGCTGGCCGACGACCCGACCGACGCGGGGGCGTCCCCGGAGCCGATCGTCGTGCAGTTCGCACGGCCCGTCACCCTCACGGCCGCCGTCGTCGCAGCGCTCGGTTCGCCGCCCGCCGCCTGCTCGGCTCCGTATATGCCGTGGACGCAGAACGGGCGCATCGCGCCGGCCCTCGCGCACGAATGGTTCTCGAGCCGCGTAGCGCGGCCGAGCCCAGGTCCGATGCCGGCGGACATGCTCGACGAGAGCAAACTATGGGAAGGCTTCGACGCGGAGGCGCGGACGGCGAGCGCGGTTGAAGCCGGCACGCCGATCGCGGTCGCGCCGTGTGCGCAAAAGGACCACGTTCCCTCGCTCAGCGGGCGCCCGGGGCTGGCGTGGATGCCGCCCCTGGTCACGCACGGACCATCGGCCTACACGACGGACGTCTTGGTCGCCATCGACGCCGACGGTACGCTGCTGAACGCGGCGACGCTCGTTTCGTCATCCAACAAGACGTTCGATCACGTGGCGCTCGTCGCTGCGCAGCAGTCGACGTTCCGCGCCGGGCAGTTCCGATGCGCTCCCGTCGCGGGAAGCTACGTCTTCGAGTTCTCGTACGAACACGGCTAAACGCGACGCGCCCCCGGCGGCGCGCGGCGACGACAGGCGCGATCGGCCGCCGCCGCCAAGACCCGCCGGCGTGAAAGGCGCGCGCGGAACGCTGGCGGTCTTTTGCTTGTTCGCGACGATAACGCCGACGCTCGGTGCCACCGCGTTCGCGCAGCCCAGCTCCGATCTGTGTCCCGTCTTCGTCGGGCGCGTCGATGCGCTCGACGATGCCGGCACGCGCTACGCCTTCGGGCTGCTGACCTACGGCGGCTCGGGCAGCGCGTCGGGGACGCTCGCCGTCTATGCCGCGGACAAGCGCTACAGCGTGCCGTTCACCGACGCGTTCGTCGACGATCCGACGGAGTCGACCTCACGCCCGCGGCCGCTGGTCGTGCGCTTCGCGCGGCCGGTAACGGTCAGCGGCGCCGTCGTCGCATCGCTCGGCGCACCGGCGGCGCCTTGTCCGACTCCGTATCTGCCGTGGACCGCCAACGGTCGGGTCGCGCAATTCGTCGGGCACCAACGGCTCTTCTACGACGCCGAGAGCGATCGTCACCAGGAATCCGACGCCGCCGTGATCGACGAACGGCAGCTCTGGAACGGCTTCGACGCCGCGGCCGCGAACGTCGCGCCGGTCGACGCGGGCGACGGCGTGCCCGCCGCGCGTTGCACACAAGACGATCGCGGCGCGAGCGTAACGCACGTCGAACGCGCGCTGATCCCCGCCATCGTCCCGGCCGGTCCGTTCGCCTACCGGAGCGCCGTCCTGGTCACGCTCGACGCGACGGGAGCGGTCGTCGCCGCCGCGACGGTGGTCTCCGCGAGGGAGGACGTGCCGCTCGACGCGGCCGCACTCACCGTGGCCGAGCACTCGTCCTATCGGCCGGCACGCTTTCGCTGCGCGCCGGCGGCAGGCAGCTACGTGTTCGTGCTCAGCTACTACCGCGACTGAGCGACACGCTACGCTCGCGCACAGCGAGCGGCGCGGGTGAGCAGCAGCTCGCGGTCGCGGGCGTTGTGCGCCAGCGCGGCCGCGCGCTCGAACTCGGCGCGCGCCTCGGCGAAGCGCTCGAGCTTCTCGAGCAGGTCGCCGCGCACGCTCGGCAAGAGATGGTAGGCGCTCAGCGCGGGCTCGGCGAGGAGCGCGTCCACCTGCTCGAGGCCGCTTTGGGGGCCGAACGCCATGCCGACGGCGACGGCACGGTTCAGCTTGACGACCGCGGTGGGATACAGCTCGGCGAGCGCGTCGTAGAGCGCGGCGATGCGCGCCCAGTCGGTCTCCTCCGCCCTGCGCGCTCGCGCGTGGCAGGCGGCGATCGCCGCTTGCAGCGCGTACGGCCCGAGCGGCCCCAACCGCTCAGCACGTTCGAGCGCGCCCAGGCCGCGCCGAATCAGCAGCTGGTCCCAACGTGACCGATCCTGCTCGAGCAGCAGGACGTGCTCGCCGGATGGTCCGACGCGCGCTCGCGCGCGCGACGACTGCAGCTCCATCAGCGCGACCAGCCCGTGCACCTCACCCTCCTCGGGCGCGAGCTGGGCGAGAACGCGCCCCAGCCGCAACGCCTCCTGCGAGAGCGCGGGCCGAAGAATGTCCTCGCCGCTCGAGGCCGAGTAGCCCTCGTTGAAGATGAGGTAGATGACTTCGAGGACCGAGGTCAGGCGTTGCATCCGCTGCGCCGCGTCGGGCACCTCGAACGGCACGCGCGCCTCCGCCAGCGTGCGCTTCGCGCGAACGATTCGCTGCGCGATCGTCGGCTCCGATGAGAGGAACGCTCGCGCGATCTCCGTCGTCGAGAGACCGCCGAGCAAGCGCAGCGTCAAGGCGACGCGTGCTTCGACCGAGAGCACCGGGTGACACGCGACGAACATCAGGCGCAGCAGGTCGTCGGGGATGTAGTCCTCGTCGAGCGTGGCGAAGACGGACTCCTCCGATTCCTGGTCCTGCAGCTCGTGGCCGAGCAGCCGGTACTTGTCCTCAGCCGTCTGCGCTCGCCGGAAGTAGTCGATCGCGCGACGCTTCGCAACCGACATCAGCCACGCTCCCGGATTGCGCGGAATTCCGTCGCTCGACCATTGGGAGAGCGCCGAGACGAACGCGTCCTGCGCGAATTCCTCGGCCAGACCGACGTCGCGAACGACGCGGGTGAGCGCGGCCACGAGTCTGGGGGACTTGATCCCCCAGACGGCTTCGATCGCGCGCACCGACTCCGGCCTCGTCACGTCACGCGTTAGCGGATTCCGGCGAAGTCCTCGGCCTCGAAGATGCCTGGACGATGGTCGGCTCGTGGTCGACCGGGAAGTTGACCGAGTTGGCGATGAAACACTTGGCGTGCGCGTCACGGTGCAGCGCCTGCGCTCTGGCCAGGTCGGACTCGGCGCTGACCACGATGCGCGGGCGGAGCACAATGCGCGTGAAGCGCCCGCCGCCGTCGTCGGTCTCGACCATCTGGCCCTCGGCCTCGTCGACGTAGTCGAGCACGACGACGCCGTTGGTTGCGCACAAGTGCAGGTACCACAGCAGATGGCACGACGACACCGAGGCGACCAGCAGCTCCTCGGGATTGTAGCGCGCGGCGTCACCGCGGAAGAGCGGATCGCTCGAGCCCAGCAGGGCCGGCTTGCCTTCGACGGTGACCGCGAAGGCGCGCTCGTAGGCGCGATAGCTGGCGGTGCCGGCGCCGGTGTTGCCGGTCCAGCGGACGGCGGCGGCGTAGCGGTGCGCGCGCTGCCCCATCAGCGACCGCCGCCGACGTCGATGGTGGCACCCACGCAGTACGAGGACGCCGGCGAGAGCAGCCAGATGACGGCCTCGGCCACCTCGTCGGCCGTCCCCATGCGGTGCATCGGGATCGTCGGCAGCATGCGCGCGGGTCGGTCGGGGTCGCCGGACGCCGCGTGGATCTCGGTGTCGATCATCCCCGGCGAGACGGCGTTGACGCGCACGCCCTCGGCCGCAACCTCGCGCGCGAGGCCGAGCGAGAACACCTCCAGCGCGCCCTTGCTGGCCGCGTAGTGGACGTAGGTGTCGGGCGCGCCGTAGGCGATCGCGCGTGAGGTGATGTTGACGATCGCGCCGCCGCGGCCGCCACGAGCCGTCGACATCCGTCGTACCGCCTCGCGCGCGCACATGACCGCGCCCACGACGTTGATCGCGAAGACGCGCTCGAGCGTGCTGCGCTCGAGATCGACCAGCCGCCCGACGCCGCCGGTGATGCCGGCGTTGTTGACCAATCCGCCGAGCGGCCCGAAGGCGCGTTCGGTCTCGGCGAACGCGTGCTGCATCTCATCCTCGTTCGCGACGTCGGCGCGGACGGCCAGCGCGCGGCCGCCGGCGCCGGTGACCTCGGCCTCGACGGCGCGCGCCGCGTCGGCGTCGGCGGCGTAGGTGAACGCCACGCTCCAGCCCGCCTCGGCCGCACGCCGCACGATCGCCGCGCCGATACCGCGGCTACCGCCGGTGACCAGCAGCGCGCTGGACATCAGCGCGCGACCGCGTCGACGTAGGCGATCTTGCGGTCGAGCGCTTCGATCGCCTGATGCCAGGTATAGCGCGCCGCCGTCTGCGCGCCGTTGGTGCGCAGCTCGGCCGCCAGCGCGTCGTCGCCGAACAGCGCACGCAGATAGGTCGCCAGCTCGCGGCCGTCGGACGTGTCGCAGACGATCGCGTTGACGAACGGCTCGGCGTACTCTTCGCCGGTCGCGCCGCAGACGACGATCCCGCCGGCCGCCATCACTTCGAGACCGACCAACCCGAACGGCTCCTTGCCGCTGTTCGCCAGCACGACGTCGGTAGCGGCGTACATCGCGTACAGCGTCGGCTCGTCGAGGAACGCGCGCACGTGCACGATCGGCGCCTCGACGTACGCCAGCGCCTTGGCCAGCTCGCGCCAATCGCTGCCTTCGTACGCCAGCCGCTCGACGGTCAGCCCGCGCTCGCGCGCGCGCCCGAACACGACGTCGCCGTACGGCTCGCGGCCGCCGCGCACGATCATGCGCGCCGGTATCCCGCCCGCGCGCAGCTCGACGATCGCGTCGACCGCCTGCAGCCAATTCTTGTCGGGGTCGAAACGGCCGACCTTGAAACAGGTCGGCGCCTTGCCGAACGCCTCGCGCAGCGCGGCCGTGCGCTCCGGGTCGGCGCCGTCGAGCAGCGCGGGGTCGAGCCCGTTGGGGATCACCAGCGCCGAGACGTTCCACTGCGCCAGCTCGAACTTCATGTACTTGCTCACGCACGTGACCGCGGCGGCGCGCGCCAGCGTCGGCCAGTGGATGCGATCGAACCCATAGGTGTTGTTCGCGTTCCACATCAGCGTGAGCGCGCCGCGAATGCCGCGCTCGCGCGCCAGCCGGTCGATGGCGATCGCGACGTTGGCGGTCTGCCACTCTTCGCAGATCACCAGCACCCGCTCGCCGCGCGCGGCGGCCGGTGCGACCAGCGTGTCGATGATCCACGGGGGCAGGCTGGTCTCCCAGTCGTGCACCTTGCCGGTCTCGCCGTCGTAGACGTTGCGCGGGTGCTGCGCCGAGATCCACTGCGACCAGCGCCGCAAGGTGACGCCCGGATCGCTCTGTTCGATCGGCTTCGCGTTGGGATCGCCGACGAAGTACAGCTCGACCTCGTGGCCGGCCGCGCCCAGCGCGCGCGCCAGTTGGCTGACGCGGGTGGCCAGGCCACCGATCGACGCGTAGCGATCCGGTCCCTCGAACGAGAGCAGCGCGACCTGACGGGGGATCATGACGGGAACCTCCTACGCGAGAACGGCGGCGAATACCGCCCGGTCGACGTTACCCCCGGAGAGGACCGCCGCGACCCGCTTGCCGCGCAGGCGGTCGCGTTCGGCGGCGACGGCGGCGAGGGCCACGGCGCCCGCCCCTTCCGCCACGTTGTGCGTGTCGCTGAACAGCCAGGCCATCGCCTCGCGGATCGCGTCCTCGGAGACGGTGACGACGCGTGCCGCCCCCGCGCGGATGATCGCGAACGCGTCCGGGTCGCCGACGCGACAGCCGACGCCCTCGGCGAGCGTCGGCACGCCGCCGTCCGTCTCGCGCAGCTCGCCGGCCGCGAAGGAGAGCGCGTAGGCCGGATACGTCTGCGAGCACACGC
This region includes:
- the malQ gene encoding 4-alpha-glucanotransferase: MTRVARRYVDALGQEREAPAETVGRFDELLREPPYAFTPPTLVVREDEPLAVAVTLPAARWHDDLRWTLDTADGERASGTFGLRGATVVRVGEDGEQRFDTRVAELRGPLPLGRHALTLEVAGYARERVTVVVVPRLAYPPRGRTWGIALQLYTLRSQRNHGIGDFADLRAVCTLLGARGASYVGINPLHAPFRSDPEAASPYAASSRRWLNWLAIALDDVPEAHAAGVRAVLDDPAWRARVAAARACDDVDYAAVSALKEPVLRACYAALAHDRARADAFARWCAEQGDPLQRFAAFEVLIERHGRDLTAWPAGLRAPDLPDVALALGDDAAALGYAMYLQWLADQQLAAVAAAAAQHGVALYRDLAVGVDAGAADVWADRAAYVGGVRVGAPPDVLNTFGQDWGLPPLDPRTLADDGYAQLLALLQANCRYAGALRIDHAFSLARLYWIPAGAGASDGTYVSYPLDDLRGIVALASVRERCVVIGEDLGTVPDGFRERMEATGILAYRILFFERHADGTFAAPEEYPAAALAASGTHDLATIPAWLHGDDLLLREQLGLARTPLTDEQASRERERTLLLDTLQRHGDLAGNERDDETAIVVAANRYLAASPCAIVMGQLDDVLGERRPVNVPGTSLEYPNWRRKLSTTVEALADDLRVARLCTAFNEIRPRENGR
- a CDS encoding sugar phosphate nucleotidyltransferase produces the protein MKAVLMAGGEGSRLRPLTSRRPKPLAPVAGKPVMEHIVELLRTHGFTEIVSTLHYLADEIESWFGDGSAHDVKMHYVVEDTPLGTAGAVKMAHELLGDERFLIISGDALTALDLGAIVRHHVERGNDATIVLQRVTNPLEFGVVVTDEQQRIVRFLEKPSWGEVFSDTINTGIYVLEPGILDRMERGKIYDWSKDLFPEMLREGAKLGGYITDDYWTDIGNLEQYQQANYDALDRKVAIAFPGTEVTPGVWAGEGTRIDPDAQLDGPIVLGRDVRVAAGAHIVGPTVIGDRSLVERGATISRSVLWEDCYVGEESTLNDCTVADRNTIERRATVQEASVIGRGCTIGQGATVNAHLKLWPDKWVNAGAIVSMSLIYGQKWPGSLFGSVGIRGLANLEITPEFALKLGQAFGTYLKSGQYVMTSRDTHPASRVMNRCIISGLLSVGVNVLDLRSYPLPLARYAVRVGGDGGVHVRVAPDDANAIVFEFFDHTGIGIDKGAERKVENLFFREDFRRTPMDAVGRLDFPSRALERYTASFVDALHARALAEANFRVVVDYAFGNASIVLPQILGGLGVDQIALNAYFDAQKVRTFRNDREHHLRQLTSVVTSLEADLGVLIDADGETVTLVDDKGSIVGRNRLVALLTLLIARAQPGARIALPLTIPSVVERIAHDNGAEIVRARSDRRSVMALAEKDGANLAFAAGAEYELVFPEFQPAFDGIYATAKIMELLAAERRKLSELVAMLPEWHIAGRVVPCPWERKGAVMRSLHDEAAHGGNGKVETLDGVRLGRPHGWVLVLPDATDASVNVWAEGDTDDEASHYADEIAARVTAIASA
- a CDS encoding retropepsin-like aspartic protease, producing the protein MPFALLAAPALAVLLPVLAPARAPRYVRLRLDVVAYGVHGSGELLVDRATARFVRRFDAGPVSEREGWDGTHAWRADATGMARIEGNRAQRDAIRAFARAFARVLGGGTATRIVRHPGATTETTTLADRRIVDGLNVPFALDDVSVDGEWRASVRAVSVAPLADAAFAPPAPPHDVVLTGTTSVALDPSFDLPVVQVRVDEGPALRFLLDTGGQNVITPAAARRCGLVVVGEGTVDGVGPNVVPVRYAAARTVQIGTAVLRDQPFVVLDLGSALPVDGIVGYELLARLAARLDLAHHQLALARSAGAFGGGGARVPFVYDERQPQVEGALDGIAGAAGVDTGNDGPLEVYSHFVRAHDLVHRYHALPDDSSYVGVGGPVAGYLARARSLRIGGVSVDDVAVHLTTSLARGEESDPSVAMQIGDPVWKRFVVIFDYPRRLLRLIPSR
- a CDS encoding DEAD/DEAH box helicase, with the translated sequence MTQTFEALGVQPVLLRALRALDFTVPTPVQAAAIPPALAGRDVLASAQTGTGKTAAFGLPLLQHVLTLPRGRTHALVLAPTRELAAQICQHLQAMARGTDVRIAAVFGGVGFGPQIKAFARGTDIIVACPGRLLDLMAQKVTRLGDVSVFVLDEADRMLDMGFLPNVRRIAAALPAKRQTLFFSATVAPEIEKLSRELLRDPVRVATAPPKATTAEGITHRAYTIDQTRKTELLMKLLEDNGIYSAIAFTRTKARANRLALHLEKHKIAADRIHGDRSQAQRTRALDQFKRGKLRVLVATDVAARGIDVQDLGHVVNFDVPMVPADYVHRVGRTARAQATGEAITFVSRDEEPLFRDIEKVVGKRIDRAKLPVLPSQN